The Desulfococcus multivorans DNA window CCAAGGGAACCTCCGATGACGGTAAAATCCTGGCTGAACACGAAGATCTCGCGGCCGTCTATGGAGCCGTGACCGGTGATCACACCGTCGCCGGCGTAGGTTTTCTCAGCCTCCAAAGCCCCGCCGCGTCCGGTTTTGAGCACATCGAATTCTTCGAAAGTGCCTTCGTCCAAAAGGAGATCGATCCGCTCCCGCGCGCTGAGCTTGCCCTTTTCGTGCTGGGCGTTGATTTTTCGTTTGCCGCCTGCGGCCAGGGACTCGGCCCGCAGTGTTTCGAGGGTTTCAAGGGTGGCACTGTATTGGGCATCCATGGTCATTGCCTTTTCGAAAGAATGGGAAAGTTTGGGGCCCGGCACCGCTATCGGGTCACCATCATGAAAGTTGAAAGATGAAAAAATAAATTATCAGAACCGGAACTCGAAAGTAAAGCTCTTCGTACGCCGGAAGTGCTGGCGCGGACGGAACATTCGACTGCCTATCCGTGGGGCGGCCACAGAATGGGAAGCAATCCGACCGACACGAGCAGCGAAATGATCGTAATGGGAACGCCGACCTTCACATAATCGAGAAAGCGATAGCCCCCCGGGCTCATAACCAGCAGATGGGCAGGATGTGACAAGGGGCTGGCAAAGCTCGAGGAAGCCGATATGGCCACGGTCATCATTAACAGATGCGGCGAGATCCCCAAGGTGTCGGCGGCGCTGAGTGCCACCGGCGTCATCAACACGACCAACGCCGCCGTGGGGATGATCTGCGTGCCGATTACCGTCACGGTAAAGAGGGCGGCGACCACCCATCGAGGGCCGAAATCCCCGACTGCGGCGATCAGCGCCGAAGCTCCCATCTGGGCTGCTCCGGTATTTTCGATGGCCGCCCCCAACGGCAACATGCCGGCGATCAGAAACACCACCTTCCATTCGATGGCCCGATAGGCCTCTTCCATGCTCAGGCATCCGAAAAGTACCATTACGGTCGCCCCGGCGACGGCGGCAATTGAAATGGGAACAAAGCCGAGAATGGCGCTCAAGAGGACGGCCAGCATAACGGCCACGGCGATGTGCGCTTTTTCCAGACGGGGTGCCCGCGCGGCGGCCTCGTCCAGAACGAGAAAATCGGGGTTGCGGGCCAGGGCCTCCAGGTTGCGTCTGTTTCCATAAACCAGTAGGGCGTCACCGAACTGCAGCGGCATGTCCTGAAGCCCGGTGCGATAGGCGCGGCCCCTGCGCCAGACGGCCAGCACACTGATGCCGTAACGTTCACGAAACAGCAACTCGGCAAGCGTTTGTCCCGCAAGGGTGGTCCTTGGGGAGAGCAGTACTTCCGTCGCACCGATCTGCTGGGATTCCAGCTCGGCAATCAGCGTCGGGGACTGGGCTTCGATCTCCAGATCCTGCAGGCATTCAAGTACTTGAAGATCCCTGGCAGAGCCTTGGAGCACAAGCAGATCGCCCGCCTGCACCTTTTCGGTTGGAGAAGGCATGCACAACAGAGAATCATCCCGCACAAGACCGACGACGGTAAGACCGAATGCGTTTCCCAGGCGACTCTCCACCAGATCGTGATCGGCCAGGACCGAGCCCTGCGGAACCCGCACCGAGAGCAGCTCGGTGCGGCCGCCGGCAAGGGATTTCAGGTCGTCCGCCGCCACGAAACGTAATGCCGAGACGAACTCCTGACGCGACAGCGCTTCCAGTGCTTCCGGTTCCCCCTGTAACAACAGCCGATCGCCTGCCGTGATTTTGTGACGTCGCAGGTTCTGGACATCGCCTTCGATGGGACAGTGGAGCGCAATGACGTGAACGCGATGCTCCCGTCGCAGGCCGCTTTCCGCCAGGGTGGATCCGATGAGCGGCGATCCTTCGGGGATCAGGACCTCGGCTGCTTGCAGGCATTTCGGGAAAAAATCTTTAACCCGGTCTAACGATTCGACCTGGAGGTGCAGACTGCCATGATAGCGTTGCGCCATGTCGGGGTTACCGTGCACGATAAGAATGTCTCCCGACTGCAGCACGCTTTCCGGACGGGGTGCGAGCATCATGATGCCCTTACGTTTGAGCGCCAGCACCGTCAGATAAAGGGCCGACCCCAGTCGGCTCTCGGCGAGGGTGCGGCCGTCAAGGGGCGATCCCGCTGGAATGTGTGTGGTAAAGATATGTGTATCAAGTTGGTAGGAGGCCCCCAATGTTCGGCGATCGCCGGTATCTCCGCCGGTAGTGTGCCGGGGGAGGAGACGGCGGCCGATGAGTACCATGAAGGCGATGCCGGCCGTCACGATAACCGCGGTGATGGGTGTGAAATCGAAGATGGCGAAAGGTTCCAGGCCGGCATTTCGGAGCGCGTCGGTTACTAGAATGTTGGGCGGTGTGGAGATACCGGTAAACGGACCGCCAAGGAGACATCCGAGGGCCAGCGGCATGAGCAGTCGGGAGGGCGGCCGCTCGCTCCGCCTTGCCAGCTCCATGGTCGACGGCAGCAGAATGGCGGCCACCGTCACGGTGTTGATGAGGGCGGACAGCAGGCTTGCGGCGGTCATCAAGGCCACGATGAGCACGGCTTCACTCTTTTTGGAAAAGCGCTGCAACGGCTGTCCGAGCTGATGGGCGATGCCGGTGCGTGTGAGCCCCGCCGACAGAATGAACAAAGCCCAGACGGTGACCACCGCCGGGCTGCTGAAGCCGGCCAGTGCCTCCGCCGTGGTGACCAGTCCCGTCAACGCCAGGGCCGCCAGGACCAGCAGCCCCACCACATCGACCCGTACCCAGCCGCCGATAAACAATACGAATGCCGTCGAGACAATCGTCAACAGTGCAATGAGGTCAAATGACAAAAAGTGCTCCTTAAAACTGGTGAGAATCAGATTTCATAACAGGGGGCGAAACTAACAAAAGCCGAAAGTCGAGGTTTCCATTAAAAAAACTCAACAAGCCTGTTGCCTCAAGCGTCGAGCCAGATAGGCGCTGGTCATCGCCAGCGATTCTGGGTCGAGATAATATTCCGCGCGTTTCTGAAACAGTACGGTGCATGTTGCGGGAAATTCGTCATCACGATCATTGAACAGCAGCAACAGCGCGATGTGAGGCAATGCATCGAACCGGACAGACACATCGTATGCCGTTTCCATTTCCTGGTGAACGCCGTTCAGTTCGGCACACGCCGTTTCGAGATCCTTCAGGCGGTTCGAAAAATGGTTTTCAATGGCCCTTACGGTGTCGCTGGCAAAATAGTTGACGTTTGTAAACTGTGCAATCTTTTTGAAATCCTTGAAGGCCGTCCAGTCCGTCTCATGATGGAGGACGTCCGGATAGGACAGTAGATATTTTGAAAGAATCACCATGACCGAATACTCGGGGCGATTCCCGGATGCATCCACGATGCCGCCGTTGGAAATGAAAAAACGCGTGTTGAAAAAAGGCAGGGTTATGACCCCGGCGTCATACTCAATACCCGGCTTTTTTCCGATCTCGGCGAAGTCGATCTCTGATAGGCGCGCCAGGTAATGCTGATAATTTTTTTCTATGGTATCTGATGGATTCGACATCATTTTCTTCCATGCTTTTCTTGCGTGACATCAGTAGTCCAATTCCGGATGCGCTTCATGCCGAGGACCGGCAGGGATATACGGTAAGACAATTTGTGCGGCAGCATTGGTTTTGAGACAGACAGGATTTCTCTCATCGAAAAGTGTCTTCTGGATGCGCAACGCTGCTGTTTCCTTTTCGTCAGGGGCGGATCGTTCGTCCGGCCGGGCGATAAAAGGGGAGAGGCATCTGTGTCCGATGTTATTCAGGATTATTTGTCAATCGGCGGTGGTAACCTCAATCCGATGGAGGGTACACCGCCGTAACCGGTTCCATTGGATGTTGGATATATCGTTCAGCCAGTTCGATATATAATTTTTTGCCCCAGCGCCAGAATTCAGTGTCTTTCTCGCTGACCTCCCGGACGATTTTCACCGGATTGCCTGCTGCCACGACCATCGGCGGAACAATCTGTCGTGCTTTGACGACACCGCCTTCAGCGATAATGGCGCCTTCGCCGATTTCCGACCACAAACTCGTAATGGCACCCATTCCAACAACCGCCATTTTTTCAATAACCGCCCCGTGAATAACGGCATTATGTCCGATGGTGACCTGGTCCTTGATGCGATTTTCTTCATTGGGGGGCGCATGCACGATTGCGCCCTCCTCGACGGCTGTTCCGTATTCGATGACAATTCTGCCGTAATCGCCTCTCAGGATGGCACCATGCCCTATGTAACAATTGTCACCGATGGTCACGTCCCCGATGACCGTGGCGGTTTCACTGATATACGCGGTTTTGGAAACCCTTGGTGTTTTCCCGTCAAATTTATACAACATAGGGGCTGCTCCCTTGAGAGTTTTGTGGTATTCAGACTTTACAAACCGGTGGTGATCCGGGGCCCGCATCCTTGATAAGAGGAAATTATGGGCAAATTAGCATAAAATGTCGAGAAAGAGAATGAAAAATTGAGGGGGTTGACATTTCCGGAAACTCGCTTGCCCTCAAACAGTCCGGGCCGCTGATCCAGAAGTGGAAAAAGCCGGTGCGCGTGGATTGAACCGGTACGGGTGTCTGGTAATGATGGACCAGATCTTCAAAAATGTAGAGCACCGCATATGGAATCTGCGAATAGAAGCTTTTTATCGGTTTTGGTCATGCTGTGCATGCTTGTCGTCGGGTGCGAGGATACCGATGTCAATCTGGCGATTCAGGCCGGGGCCGATGCCGTCCGGGCCGTCACCCTGGACGACGAAGAGGTGGCGCGCCTGGCCGCTCGCGTCGCCCGGGAATCGGACCTGAAACACGCAGTGGCGCCGCATGATCATCCTCTTGCGCGACGGCTTCGCCGGTTGGTCGGCGACGATGCCGGATACGACGGTCAAGGATTCAATTTCAAGGTCTATCTCTCGCCCACGGTCAACGCCTTTGCCATGGCTGACGGGACCATCCGGATTTATGGCGGGTTGATGGATCTTCTGGACGATCGCGAACTGCTTTTTGTGATCGGTCACGAGATGGGCCACGTGGCGGCGAAACACATCAAGGAAAAGATCATGTTGGCCTATGCCGGCAGCGCCGTCCGGAAGGCGATCGCCTCTCAGCAAAACGAGATCGGTGCCATCGCCGGATCCGCCGTCGGGGCGTTTGCCGAAACGTTGCTCAACGCCCAGTTTTCCCAACAGGAAGAGCGGGAGGCGGATGATTACGGTGTGCTCTATTTGAGAAAACGGGGATATGACCGACAGCCTGCTGTTTCCGCTCTGAACAAATTAGCGACCCTGGGCAACGGCCACTCCTTCCTGTCGAGTCACCCATCCCCGGGAACACGGGCAAACCGGCTGATGGCGGACGGGTACGATCCTCGTGTATCGACGGAATTGTCTCTTAAGGACCGGATTTGGCGCCGGCTGAAAATGTTTTGGCCTTTTGGCGTATAGAGACCGGCCGAGCCATTGACTCGGCCTTGGCGGTCGATATTTTCGGTCTTGAATGATCTTTTCCCCTAACCTTCACCGCTGCATCCCTGGGGATGTGCACGCTGGTGATGTTCATGTCGTCAAGGACCGCCGACTTCAATAGGTGTTTATTGAGCGCGCCCAGTGTGATATCAATATAATATCAGATGCGGGGGATGAACCGAAGGTTATGAGATTGACAATTTTTCAACGCCTGACGGCAGGCTACCTGGCGATCATGTTCATGGTGCTTTCCTTCGGCGGTTATACCGCGTTCCAACTCAACCAACTCACCCGGATCACTCATCTTGCGGCCGGCGTCGACAGCGACGTTATTTTGATGGCGGAATCCTTGTCTACAGGACTTTATGGTCTGGTCGCTCTTGAAAAAAAATACTGGATCTCCAGAGACAAGGATTTCTATGCGCTTTTTTTAAAACGGCGGCAGGAATTTCTGAAACAGCTGGAAAAACTGAGCGCACTTCTTTCCGAAACCGAATCGAAGCGTTTTCTCCAACATGCCCAGGAATTGAGTCAAAAATACTTCAAGCGGGTGGATATCCTGGCAACCCGGTCCGATGTCGCGCCTTCCGCGGGCTATGTGTCTGAAAGAGATAAGCGGATTCATAAGATTACCGCATCCCTGAATCAGATTTTTTTGGCGGGCAACAAGGCAAGAAACGAGAAAATCCGTCAATCCCAAACCATCAGCGCAAGGATTTTCCGATTGACCGTGGGTTTCGCGGCAGCTTGTATTTTGGCAGGCCTCGTGATTTCTCTGCTGACCACGAGGCGCATCGTCCGCCCCATTCTGGCGCTCCAGCGTACAACGCGCGAGATTGCCGCCGGCCGCTTCGTAACCGTGGAGGTGATGCGGGCCCCTCCGGAAATCCGTAACCTGGCTGAAGACTTCAACGTCATGAGCGAGAGGCTCAAAGCGCTTGATGAACTGAAGGAGGATTTTGTCAGTCATGTGTCCCATGACCTCAGGACACCGCTGACCGCCATATGGGAAGCCTCTGAGATGCTGATCGCCGGCACCTTCCAGGATGATCCGGAAAGTAGTCGCCGTCTGCTGACAATCGTTCGTGATGAATGCAAGCGGCTCATCGTTTCAGTCAACCGCATCCTTGATTTGTCCCGGATGGAGAGCGGGATGATGGATTATGAATTTGAGGAAATCGACCTGAATGATGTGATTCAGTCCACTGTTTTCAAGCTCAGCCCTATCGCA harbors:
- a CDS encoding SLC13 family permease; its protein translation is MSFDLIALLTIVSTAFVLFIGGWVRVDVVGLLVLAALALTGLVTTAEALAGFSSPAVVTVWALFILSAGLTRTGIAHQLGQPLQRFSKKSEAVLIVALMTAASLLSALINTVTVAAILLPSTMELARRSERPPSRLLMPLALGCLLGGPFTGISTPPNILVTDALRNAGLEPFAIFDFTPITAVIVTAGIAFMVLIGRRLLPRHTTGGDTGDRRTLGASYQLDTHIFTTHIPAGSPLDGRTLAESRLGSALYLTVLALKRKGIMMLAPRPESVLQSGDILIVHGNPDMAQRYHGSLHLQVESLDRVKDFFPKCLQAAEVLIPEGSPLIGSTLAESGLRREHRVHVIALHCPIEGDVQNLRRHKITAGDRLLLQGEPEALEALSRQEFVSALRFVAADDLKSLAGGRTELLSVRVPQGSVLADHDLVESRLGNAFGLTVVGLVRDDSLLCMPSPTEKVQAGDLLVLQGSARDLQVLECLQDLEIEAQSPTLIAELESQQIGATEVLLSPRTTLAGQTLAELLFRERYGISVLAVWRRGRAYRTGLQDMPLQFGDALLVYGNRRNLEALARNPDFLVLDEAAARAPRLEKAHIAVAVMLAVLLSAILGFVPISIAAVAGATVMVLFGCLSMEEAYRAIEWKVVFLIAGMLPLGAAIENTGAAQMGASALIAAVGDFGPRWVVAALFTVTVIGTQIIPTAALVVLMTPVALSAADTLGISPHLLMMTVAISASSSFASPLSHPAHLLVMSPGGYRFLDYVKVGVPITIISLLVSVGLLPILWPPHG
- a CDS encoding DUF3786 domain-containing protein, with protein sequence MSNPSDTIEKNYQHYLARLSEIDFAEIGKKPGIEYDAGVITLPFFNTRFFISNGGIVDASGNRPEYSVMVILSKYLLSYPDVLHHETDWTAFKDFKKIAQFTNVNYFASDTVRAIENHFSNRLKDLETACAELNGVHQEMETAYDVSVRFDALPHIALLLLFNDRDDEFPATCTVLFQKRAEYYLDPESLAMTSAYLARRLRQQAC
- a CDS encoding gamma carbonic anhydrase family protein, with the translated sequence MLYKFDGKTPRVSKTAYISETATVIGDVTIGDNCYIGHGAILRGDYGRIVIEYGTAVEEGAIVHAPPNEENRIKDQVTIGHNAVIHGAVIEKMAVVGMGAITSLWSEIGEGAIIAEGGVVKARQIVPPMVVAAGNPVKIVREVSEKDTEFWRWGKKLYIELAERYIQHPMEPVTAVYPPSD
- a CDS encoding M48 family metallopeptidase; its protein translation is MESANRSFLSVLVMLCMLVVGCEDTDVNLAIQAGADAVRAVTLDDEEVARLAARVARESDLKHAVAPHDHPLARRLRRLVGDDAGYDGQGFNFKVYLSPTVNAFAMADGTIRIYGGLMDLLDDRELLFVIGHEMGHVAAKHIKEKIMLAYAGSAVRKAIASQQNEIGAIAGSAVGAFAETLLNAQFSQQEEREADDYGVLYLRKRGYDRQPAVSALNKLATLGNGHSFLSSHPSPGTRANRLMADGYDPRVSTELSLKDRIWRRLKMFWPFGV
- a CDS encoding sensor histidine kinase, encoding MRLTIFQRLTAGYLAIMFMVLSFGGYTAFQLNQLTRITHLAAGVDSDVILMAESLSTGLYGLVALEKKYWISRDKDFYALFLKRRQEFLKQLEKLSALLSETESKRFLQHAQELSQKYFKRVDILATRSDVAPSAGYVSERDKRIHKITASLNQIFLAGNKARNEKIRQSQTISARIFRLTVGFAAACILAGLVISLLTTRRIVRPILALQRTTREIAAGRFVTVEVMRAPPEIRNLAEDFNVMSERLKALDELKEDFVSHVSHDLRTPLTAIWEASEMLIAGTFQDDPESSRRLLTIVRDECKRLIVSVNRILDLSRMESGMMDYEFEEIDLNDVIQSTVFKLSPIAQARKIRLHFNPRPNLPPVVADAEKLNQLLENLIGNALKFTDSEGSVALEILVSESGRDNILVSVADTGCGIDPEHLESIFEKFRSIEKGKDIPRGSGLGLAIAKHIVTAHGGTIWVESKKGTGSTFYFSLPHA